The DNA region TCCGCGCACAGCGGTCTATCGGTACGCTCTGACAGCGATGGCGcccggggggggggcgggagcaggaggggaggggagtctGCGATGTGTTCCCTCACctacccccccccgcccccccacacaTTCCTGTGGGCAGGACGGGGGGAGGTGGAAGGCTACACGCAAATGCAGAACCTGCAATGCGAGCGCGGGCCTGGAAAAAATGGCtgaccctctctctgtgtctctctgtctgtgtctgtgtgtgtgtgtgtgtctgtctctctctgtctctctttctctctctctgtgtctctctctctctctctgtctctctttctctctctctctctctgtgtctctctctctctctctctgtctctctgtctgtcatctctctctgtctttctctctgtctctgtctctgattctacctctctctctctctgtctcacccccctctctctctctctctttccgtctctctctctctgactctgcctctgtctctctctacccacactctctctctctctgtcacactttctctctctctgtctctccccctctctctctgtctgtctgtctgtctctctcccccccctctctctctctctctctccctgactctctctctctctctctctccctgactcttcccctctctctctctctctctctgtatgtctctctctctctcttggtctgtctgcctctcgccctctcccttctctctatctctctctctctctctccccctctctgacgtACCGCAGGTCTCCGGGAGAGGAGGGGGACCCGTCGCCGTCTGGGTCACGGGGAACGCCGTGCCGGGAGTCGGCCGGGGCGGCAGAGGGCGGGCGCCTGGAGTGCCCGACATGCGGGCGCGCCTTCAAGTCCCGCCTGTGGCTGGAGAAGCACCGGGCGTCCCACGGCCGGGCGTACCCGTGCGCCGACTGCGGCAAGAGCTTCGGGCAGCAGCACGGGCTGCGCGCCCACCGGCTGGTGCACACGGGCGAGCGGCCCCACCGCTGCCCGCCGTGCGGCCTGGCCTTTGGGCGCCCCTCCGAGCTGGCGCGGCACCGGTGCCGGGCCCACGGCGCGGTGGGCGCCGCCTCCAGGTCTGGGTCGCCGCCGTGGTGCCCGGAGTGCGGGCGCGGCTTCGCCTACCCCTCGGAGCTGGCCGCCCACCGGCGGGCGCACTCGGGCGAGCGGCCCTTCGCCTGTGGCGAGTGCGGCAAGGCCTTTGCCAGCGCCTCGCACCTGCTGACCCACGGGCGGGTGCACACCGAGGAGCGGGCGCACGGCTGCGCCCAGTGCGGCAAGAGGTTCAAGAGCGCAGGCGAGCTGCGGGTGCACGGGCGGGTGCACACCGGCGAGCGCCCCTTCGCCTGCCCGCTGTGCGGCAAGCGCTTCGGCCAGTCCTCCAAGCTGCAGCGGCACCAGCGGGTGcacaccggcgagcggccctATGTGTGCCCGGACTGCGGGCGCGGTTTCGGCGAGTCCGCCCACCTGCTGGCgcaccggctcctccacaccggcgagcggccctTCGTCTGCCCgctctgcggcaagggcttcaccgtCGCCTCCAGCCTCCTGGCGCACCGGCGCCTGCACACCGGCGAGCGCCCGCACGCGTGCCCGGACTGCGGCAAGCGCTTCGCCGGCGCCGACTGCCTCCTGGCGCACCGCCGGGTGcacaccggcgagcggccctTCCCCTGCCCGCTGTGCGGCAAGCGCTTCACCGTCTCCTCCAACCTGCggcggcaccagcgggtccacaccggcgagcggccctTCCCCTGCCAGGTCTGCGGGCGCCGCTTCAGTCAGAGCTCCCACCTACTCAAGCACCAACGCATCCACCCCTAGGTGGTGTCGGCTCTCCCACACCAACACCCCCTCCGTCTCCCCTGCCCGCCTCCCCGTGCCCCTCACCTGTGCTCGTCTCCTCCCTGCGCCCAACCAATGTCCGCTCCCCCATGcaaacccctctctctctccctgtgagcATCGatgccctccctctccctgtgcccatcaattccccctctctctctctccctgtgcccatcgatgccctctctctccctgtgcccatcgatgccctctctctccctgtgcccatgaatccccctctctctctccctgtgcccatcaatcccctctctctctccctgtgcccatcgatgccctctctctccctgtgcccatgaatccccccctctctccctgtgcccatcaatccccctctctctctccctgtgcccatcaatcccctctctctctccctgtgcccatcgatgccctctctctctccctgtgcccatgaatccccccctctctctccctgtgcccatgaatccccccctctctctccctgtgcccatcaatcccccctctctctctctccctgtgcccatCAATCCCCCCATCTCTCGCCCTGTGCCCATcaatgccccctctctctccctgtgcccatcatttccccctctctctccctgtgcccatcaatcccccctctctctccctgtgcccatcaattccccctctc from Hemiscyllium ocellatum isolate sHemOce1 chromosome 27 unlocalized genomic scaffold, sHemOce1.pat.X.cur. SUPER_27_unloc_1, whole genome shotgun sequence includes:
- the LOC132807035 gene encoding zinc finger protein 391-like, yielding MAVDRANEREGEAGLPDGQAGCPPLGGPSRFLPAEASARDAVRAERPLHQTEIGAPGIPAQVRRAFPGASPEGRTLPPPPPPPPPGVGVQSQDLSGRREPGTASDRDSVSGRLPMERREPGSSRSPGEEGDPSPSGSRGTPCRESAGAAEGGRLECPTCGRAFKSRLWLEKHRASHGRAYPCADCGKSFGQQHGLRAHRLVHTGERPHRCPPCGLAFGRPSELARHRCRAHGAVGAASRSGSPPWCPECGRGFAYPSELAAHRRAHSGERPFACGECGKAFASASHLLTHGRVHTEERAHGCAQCGKRFKSAGELRVHGRVHTGERPFACPLCGKRFGQSSKLQRHQRVHTGERPYVCPDCGRGFGESAHLLAHRLLHTGERPFVCPLCGKGFTVASSLLAHRRLHTGERPHACPDCGKRFAGADCLLAHRRVHTGERPFPCPLCGKRFTVSSNLRRHQRVHTGERPFPCQVCGRRFSQSSHLLKHQRIHP